Proteins encoded by one window of Nocardia goodfellowii:
- a CDS encoding PhoH family protein — protein sequence MPRGAGDNGSAPAPRTVRSSIDLAPESVFPFLGSADQNLRELEQLLDADIHVRGNAVTLTGRAADVALAERVIEQLVALTGRNRVVTPEAVRHTVSMLTEGSSDSPAEVLSLDILSRRGKTIRPKTLNQKRYVDMIDANTIVFGIGPAGTGKTYLAMAKAVQALQAKQVTRIILTRPAVEAGERLGFLPGTLNEKIDPYLRPLYDALHDMMDPEAIPKLMAAGVIEVAPLAYMRGRSLNDAFIILDEAQNTTAEQMKMFLTRLGFGSKMVVTGDISQVDLPGGARSGLRAASEILTDIDDIAFAELTSSDVVRHRLVSDIVDAYDRHEAETRPAVGQHYPGNRAQRRAAGRTDRR from the coding sequence ATCCCCCGTGGTGCCGGCGACAACGGTTCGGCCCCCGCGCCGCGTACCGTGCGCTCCAGCATCGATCTCGCGCCGGAATCGGTGTTCCCATTCCTTGGCTCGGCCGACCAGAATTTGCGTGAGCTCGAGCAGTTGCTCGATGCCGACATCCATGTCCGCGGCAACGCGGTCACCCTCACCGGCCGGGCGGCCGATGTGGCGCTGGCCGAACGGGTCATCGAGCAGCTCGTCGCGCTCACCGGTCGCAACCGGGTGGTGACGCCGGAAGCGGTGCGGCACACGGTTTCCATGCTCACCGAGGGCTCCTCGGATTCTCCGGCCGAGGTGCTGAGCCTGGACATCCTGTCCCGGCGCGGCAAGACCATCCGGCCCAAGACGCTGAACCAGAAGCGCTATGTCGACATGATCGACGCCAACACCATCGTCTTCGGCATCGGTCCGGCCGGCACCGGTAAGACCTACCTGGCGATGGCCAAGGCGGTGCAGGCGCTGCAGGCCAAGCAGGTCACCCGGATCATCCTCACCCGCCCCGCGGTGGAGGCCGGCGAGCGGCTGGGCTTTCTGCCCGGCACGCTCAACGAGAAGATCGATCCCTACCTGCGCCCGCTCTACGACGCGCTGCACGACATGATGGACCCGGAAGCCATCCCGAAGCTGATGGCCGCGGGCGTCATCGAGGTGGCCCCCCTCGCCTATATGCGCGGCCGCAGCCTCAACGACGCGTTCATCATCCTCGACGAAGCGCAGAACACCACCGCCGAGCAGATGAAGATGTTCCTCACCCGCCTCGGCTTCGGCTCCAAAATGGTTGTGACCGGCGATATCAGCCAGGTCGATCTGCCCGGTGGCGCTCGCTCCGGCCTCCGTGCCGCCAGCGAGATCCTCACCGATATCGACGACATCGCCTTCGCCGAACTCACCTCGAGCGATGTCGTGCGGCACCGTCTGGTGTCCGACATCGTCGACGCCTACGACCGTCACGAAGCCGAAACCCGCCCTGCCGTCGGTCAGCACTATCCCGGCAATCGCGCGCAGCGGCGCGCCGCCGGCCGCACCGACCGCCGGTAG
- a CDS encoding zinc-ribbon domain-containing protein, translating into MLIWGWTRKIHQLAMLTLVCANCHNPSAHALRKAVTMFTLFFIPLIPLKTRHFLECTFCGASYEVPKENVHALIGQAYGVDQQGAGQPTPHPERR; encoded by the coding sequence ATGCTTATCTGGGGTTGGACGCGAAAAATTCACCAGCTGGCGATGCTCACGCTGGTGTGCGCCAATTGCCATAACCCGTCCGCGCACGCGCTGCGCAAGGCGGTCACGATGTTCACGCTGTTCTTCATCCCGCTCATCCCGCTGAAGACCAGGCACTTCCTGGAGTGCACGTTCTGCGGTGCGTCCTACGAGGTGCCGAAGGAGAACGTGCACGCTCTGATCGGCCAGGCCTACGGGGTGGATCAGCAGGGAGCCGGGCAGCCGACGCCTCATCCCGAGCGGCGCTGA
- a CDS encoding amidase — MTAPSRRRLSAVPDRAPEPAELGLAGTAAALAHGARSSLDAVTAALDRIDASQPSLNAFRLLRRERALAEAAAADKRLAAGERLPLLGVPIAVKDDTDIAGEPTAFGCGGEFEPKIEDAEVVRRLRAAGAVIVGKTNTCELGQLPFTSGAAFGHTRNPWAAERTPGGSSGGSAAAVAAGLVPAALGSDGAGSVRIPAAWTNLVGIKPQRGRISTWPEAEAFQGLTVHGPLARTVADAALLLDAAAGPHAGDRHTPEPISATDAVGRDPGRLRIALSLRIPFTATKTALDPEVEAATRRLAAALRKLGHSVTIADLHYGLLIGASFLPRSMSGIRSMYSRMPGAAVDPRTRTNVLLGRLLDGPALFAARQAEPLLHKRIGGFFDDYDLVLAPTTATPPPRAEDIDGIGFNATNNLITAACPYTWPWNVLGWPSVNVPAGFTEAGLPVGAQLMGTASAEPLLISVAAQLESELRWDRHRPEPWW; from the coding sequence ATGACTGCGCCGAGCCGTCGCCGACTTTCGGCGGTCCCCGACCGGGCCCCCGAACCCGCCGAACTCGGGCTGGCCGGCACCGCGGCGGCCCTCGCACACGGTGCGCGGAGCTCCCTCGACGCGGTGACCGCGGCACTGGACCGCATCGATGCCAGTCAGCCGAGCCTCAACGCTTTCCGTCTGCTGCGCCGCGAACGCGCACTCGCCGAAGCCGCGGCCGCCGACAAGCGGCTCGCGGCGGGCGAGCGACTTCCGCTGCTCGGCGTACCGATCGCGGTCAAGGACGACACCGATATCGCCGGTGAGCCAACGGCTTTCGGCTGCGGCGGTGAGTTCGAGCCGAAGATCGAGGATGCCGAGGTGGTGCGCCGGCTGCGCGCGGCGGGCGCGGTCATCGTCGGTAAGACCAACACCTGTGAACTCGGCCAACTGCCGTTCACCAGCGGCGCCGCCTTCGGCCACACCCGTAACCCGTGGGCCGCCGAGCGCACCCCCGGCGGCTCCTCGGGCGGCTCGGCCGCGGCCGTCGCCGCCGGATTGGTGCCTGCCGCACTGGGTTCCGACGGCGCGGGCTCGGTGCGCATTCCCGCCGCCTGGACCAACCTGGTCGGCATCAAGCCGCAGCGCGGCCGGATCTCGACCTGGCCGGAAGCCGAAGCTTTCCAAGGGCTCACCGTGCACGGACCGCTCGCCCGCACCGTGGCCGACGCCGCGCTGCTGCTGGACGCGGCCGCCGGTCCGCACGCCGGCGACCGGCACACCCCCGAACCGATCAGCGCCACCGACGCGGTCGGGCGCGATCCCGGGCGCTTGCGCATCGCGTTGTCGCTGCGAATCCCGTTCACCGCCACCAAGACCGCGCTCGACCCGGAAGTCGAAGCCGCCACCCGGCGACTGGCCGCGGCCCTGCGCAAGCTCGGTCACTCGGTCACCATCGCCGACCTGCATTACGGTCTGCTGATCGGCGCGTCCTTCCTCCCGCGGTCGATGAGCGGTATCCGCTCGATGTACAGCCGAATGCCCGGGGCCGCGGTCGATCCCCGCACCCGCACCAACGTGCTGCTCGGGCGGCTCCTCGACGGTCCCGCACTGTTCGCGGCCCGGCAGGCGGAACCCTTGCTGCACAAGCGAATCGGCGGCTTCTTCGACGACTACGATCTGGTCCTCGCGCCGACCACCGCCACACCGCCGCCCCGGGCGGAGGACATCGACGGCATCGGCTTCAACGCCACCAACAACCTCATCACCGCCGCGTGTCCGTACACCTGGCCGTGGAACGTCCTGGGCTGGCCGAGCGTGAACGTGCCGGCCGGATTCACCGAAGCGGGCCTGCCGGTGGGCGCTCAGCTCATGGGTACCGCGAGCGCCGAACCGCTCCTGATTTCCGTTGCGGCACAGCTGGAATCAGAACTGCGCTGGGACCGTCACCGCCCCGAACCCTGGTGGTGA
- a CDS encoding TetR/AcrR family transcriptional regulator: MPRRSQEDRSRSTRAALEQAGRRLFAERGFAGTSAEQLVAAAGVTRGALHHHYGDKRGLFIAVLEQLEAGNMDEVQTAIAASGTDDLLAAMAVGLNTFLEICQRPEMIRIALHDAPAVLGWQAWRELEVRHGLGLIIRQLEAARDAGLVPAVPIHTVAHLLLAAITEAGHLVAHAADQDAARLEAQQSLMLLVGGLLLPR, encoded by the coding sequence ATGCCACGCCGTAGCCAGGAGGACCGCTCCCGCAGTACCCGAGCCGCGCTCGAGCAGGCAGGTCGCCGCCTGTTCGCCGAGCGCGGCTTCGCGGGCACCTCGGCGGAGCAACTCGTCGCGGCGGCCGGCGTCACCCGTGGCGCCCTGCACCACCACTACGGTGACAAACGCGGCCTGTTCATCGCGGTGCTCGAACAGCTCGAAGCGGGCAACATGGACGAAGTCCAGACCGCCATCGCCGCCTCCGGCACCGACGACCTGCTCGCCGCGATGGCCGTGGGGCTCAACACTTTCCTGGAAATCTGCCAGCGCCCGGAGATGATCCGCATCGCCCTGCACGACGCCCCGGCTGTGCTCGGCTGGCAGGCCTGGCGCGAACTCGAGGTCCGCCACGGTCTCGGCCTCATCATCCGCCAACTCGAAGCGGCCCGCGACGCGGGCCTGGTCCCCGCCGTCCCCATTCACACCGTCGCCCACCTCTTGCTGGCCGCGATCACCGAAGCAGGCCACCTCGTCGCCCACGCCGCAGACCAGGACGCCGCCCGCCTCGAGGCCCAGCAATCCCTGATGCTCCTGGTCGGCGGGCTACTGCTGCCGCGGTAA
- the era gene encoding GTPase Era — translation MADAPGPEFRSGFVCFVGRPNTGKSTLTNAMVGAKIAITSSRPQTTRHTIRGIVHRANYQLILVDTPGLHRPRTLLGQHLNDLVRDTYSEVDVVALCIPADEKIGPGDRWIVEQIRQVAPKTTLLGVVTKIDKVSRDEVAGQLMAVSRLLGENADVVPVSAVQGAQVDILADVIASKMPEGPAFYPDGELTDEPEETLMAELIREAALEGVRDELPHSLAVVIEEIVPREREDEEPAPGREKPLKELLDVHANLYVERPSQKAIVIGKGGARLKEVGTNARKQIESIFGTRIYLHLHVKVAKDWQRDPKQLRKLGF, via the coding sequence ATGGCTGACGCCCCCGGGCCCGAATTCCGTTCCGGCTTCGTCTGTTTCGTGGGTCGTCCGAACACCGGCAAGTCGACGCTGACCAATGCCATGGTCGGCGCGAAGATCGCGATCACCTCCTCGCGTCCGCAGACCACCCGGCACACTATCCGCGGCATCGTGCACCGCGCGAACTATCAGCTGATCCTGGTGGACACCCCGGGCCTGCACCGTCCCCGGACACTGCTCGGTCAGCACCTGAACGATCTTGTGCGCGATACCTATTCGGAAGTCGACGTGGTCGCGCTGTGCATTCCGGCGGACGAGAAGATCGGCCCGGGCGATCGCTGGATCGTGGAGCAGATCCGGCAGGTGGCGCCGAAGACGACGCTGCTGGGCGTGGTCACCAAGATCGACAAGGTGTCCCGCGACGAGGTCGCCGGACAGTTGATGGCGGTTTCCCGGTTGCTCGGCGAGAACGCCGACGTGGTTCCGGTGTCGGCGGTGCAGGGTGCGCAGGTCGATATCCTGGCCGATGTCATCGCGTCGAAAATGCCGGAGGGCCCGGCTTTCTACCCTGACGGCGAGCTCACCGACGAGCCGGAGGAAACCCTCATGGCCGAGCTCATCCGCGAGGCCGCGCTGGAGGGCGTGCGCGATGAACTGCCGCACTCGCTGGCCGTGGTCATCGAGGAGATCGTCCCGCGTGAGCGTGAGGACGAGGAGCCGGCCCCCGGGCGCGAGAAGCCGCTCAAGGAACTGCTCGACGTGCACGCCAATCTCTATGTGGAACGTCCCAGTCAGAAGGCCATCGTGATCGGCAAGGGCGGTGCGCGGCTCAAAGAGGTCGGCACCAACGCGCGCAAGCAGATCGAGAGCATTTTCGGCACGCGTATCTATCTGCACCTGCACGTGAAGGTCGCCAAGGATTGGCAGCGCGACCCGAAGCAGTTGCGCAAGCTCGGCTTCTGA
- a CDS encoding hemolysin family protein, translated as MSSLTQIVLAVLLVPLGGLFAGVDAALNTISPARLDDMVRAERPGAIRLRRIVDDRARYVNLMVLLRILCEIGATVLLAAALIGMISQGWALLITATVMVLVDYVVIGVGPRTLGRQHAYTLALASALALQFIGMILGPVSRLLILIGNALTPGKGFRNGPFASEIELREVVEMASERGVVADDERRMIQSVFELGDTSAREVMVPRTEMVWIEQDKTAAQAMSLAVRSGHSRIPVIGENVDDIQGVVYLKDLVPYADRSRQVRVGEVMRPAVFMPDSKPLDDLLDEMQRRRNHMALLVDEYGGIAGLVTIEDVLEEIVGEIADEYDTDETPPVEDLGDGRFRVSARLSVDDLAELYGLEIEEEDVDTVGGLLAHALGRVPLPGSQVEVHGLVLRGEGHADGRGRMRVHTVEVRQVPRKTDGAEPNGEAPEYDEDGDTDD; from the coding sequence GTGAGTTCACTGACCCAGATCGTTCTGGCGGTTCTACTCGTCCCGTTGGGTGGGCTGTTCGCCGGTGTCGACGCGGCGCTGAACACGATCTCCCCGGCCCGCCTGGACGATATGGTGCGCGCCGAACGCCCCGGCGCGATCAGGTTGCGCCGCATCGTGGACGATCGCGCCCGGTACGTGAATCTCATGGTGCTGCTGCGCATCCTGTGCGAGATCGGCGCCACCGTGCTGCTCGCCGCGGCGCTGATCGGCATGATCAGTCAGGGCTGGGCGCTGCTGATCACCGCCACGGTGATGGTGCTGGTGGACTATGTCGTGATCGGTGTCGGCCCGCGTACGCTCGGCCGTCAGCACGCCTACACCCTGGCGCTGGCCTCGGCGCTGGCGTTGCAGTTCATCGGCATGATCCTGGGCCCGGTGAGCCGCTTGCTGATCCTCATCGGTAACGCGCTCACTCCGGGTAAGGGCTTCCGCAACGGGCCCTTCGCCTCGGAGATCGAATTGCGCGAGGTGGTGGAGATGGCCAGCGAGCGCGGCGTGGTCGCCGACGACGAACGCCGCATGATCCAGTCGGTCTTCGAACTGGGCGACACCTCCGCGCGTGAGGTGATGGTGCCCCGCACGGAGATGGTCTGGATCGAGCAGGACAAGACCGCCGCGCAGGCGATGTCGCTCGCGGTGCGCAGCGGCCACTCCCGGATCCCGGTGATCGGCGAGAACGTGGACGACATCCAGGGCGTGGTCTACCTGAAAGACCTTGTGCCCTATGCGGATCGAAGCCGGCAGGTGCGTGTCGGGGAGGTGATGCGCCCGGCGGTGTTCATGCCCGACTCGAAACCGCTGGACGATCTGCTCGACGAAATGCAGCGCCGCCGCAACCATATGGCGCTGCTGGTCGACGAATACGGCGGCATCGCCGGGCTGGTAACCATCGAGGACGTGCTCGAGGAGATCGTCGGAGAGATCGCCGACGAGTACGACACCGATGAGACCCCGCCGGTAGAAGACCTGGGCGACGGCCGTTTTCGCGTTTCGGCCCGGCTCTCGGTGGACGATCTGGCCGAGCTGTACGGGCTGGAGATCGAGGAGGAGGACGTCGACACCGTCGGCGGCCTGCTCGCGCACGCCCTGGGCCGGGTGCCGCTGCCGGGTTCCCAGGTCGAGGTGCACGGTCTGGTGCTGCGCGGCGAGGGCCATGCGGACGGGCGAGGACGGATGCGGGTGCACACGGTCGAGGTGCGCCAGGTCCCGCGGAAAACCGACGGCGCGGAGCCGAATGGCGAGGCGCCGGAATACGACGAGGATGGAGACACTGATGACTGA
- a CDS encoding ABC transporter substrate-binding protein produces MPGPNDIGKLQTLLRTLYVPAEKPRVLRTLLSGRRRLPRPLVCLVGPAANSDLMRELHQWLGESGGRRAVPRARAELHLLGEDSIIPGRAAGPAATSTEATGPEMAEHCLPILQRLVESFSRDDTAMGPIAFPRYRTADWLTRQRITTEETEAAVELRTRLPRLLRLGSRDFDAGNEGGDWITRLVFGVLALWPILRLWMWISGRVPGLSKETRWFMHQRYMAPELSDSFLGFATRLTVPLRNDENADQVAKLLVHAFLEDLRDAYTKRIWRPSSWRRTAFPVALLDTVSVGSNGAELLRRINDIRNETGIFDPLVVVAVLDYDPRDLTPALPVHPLSGVGEPRRGDDLESLALSTASGSETDPLRQWVRGIDNNRTNRSADAWFLLLELPDPVEGRIGDAHRTHLAVPPAPPLAARKWFVASCVLVPVAVLVAAALVYVPPLRGAPCSHWPWTSGIAVAERDDECVGYSDNDRQLFADDKELAAMQHEVFRQNKVAADVRRDNPRRPLVSLVYFAGISYADSNIRYPHAQMQELAGLAVRQRRAILAPDESEPLLRIIIANGGSEMRHASWVVDTMLADLVGKDSSILGVVGMDRSTAETAKAIGKLGDLGVPVVATTLSADGLEATSPMYFQVVPSNRTQARLVADYVEGTRYPDGTPKAGQRRYNRVLIYYPKATDDVYVTTLVDDLNQELDRRGVPKDSRSWAAQRELYGFPAPCETPGFDPETLLFFAGRNDDFATFGNAVTRGCTEAPAILGADTVTRLIADPKAMAALPASLTVRYVAKAVPVILGGAECVRGNGNYGEESGSLDFQELCGELARLIEDLAGYPDLAAYQPAWPGDRTGLAYDVAGVLLQAVRTNRARPERTGDGLNRAAIALQLRGADYNGVTGVLHFSTSRVADGSTIGVLVATGVRKAGQQQQCLLMYPHVAGRGPDGCPKGTKSPLETWTPPGR; encoded by the coding sequence GTGCCGGGTCCGAACGATATCGGCAAGCTCCAGACGCTCTTGCGGACGCTGTACGTGCCCGCGGAGAAGCCCCGGGTACTGCGGACTCTGCTGAGCGGCCGGCGGCGGTTGCCCCGCCCGCTGGTGTGCCTGGTCGGCCCCGCGGCGAACAGCGATCTCATGCGGGAGCTCCACCAGTGGCTGGGTGAGTCGGGCGGCCGCCGCGCCGTTCCGCGAGCCCGCGCCGAATTGCACCTGCTCGGCGAGGATTCGATCATCCCCGGGCGGGCCGCTGGGCCCGCCGCGACCAGCACGGAAGCGACCGGTCCCGAAATGGCCGAGCACTGTCTGCCGATTCTGCAGCGGCTGGTGGAAAGCTTCTCGCGCGACGACACCGCCATGGGCCCGATCGCTTTTCCGCGCTACCGCACCGCGGATTGGCTGACCCGCCAGCGCATCACCACCGAGGAGACCGAGGCCGCGGTCGAGCTCCGGACTCGGCTGCCACGGTTGCTGCGGCTGGGTTCGCGCGATTTCGACGCCGGCAACGAGGGCGGCGATTGGATCACCCGCCTGGTCTTCGGCGTCCTGGCGCTGTGGCCGATCCTGCGCCTGTGGATGTGGATCAGCGGGCGCGTGCCCGGATTGTCCAAGGAAACGCGCTGGTTCATGCACCAGCGGTACATGGCGCCCGAATTGTCGGACAGCTTCCTGGGATTCGCGACCCGGCTGACCGTGCCGCTGCGCAACGACGAGAACGCGGACCAGGTGGCCAAACTCCTGGTGCACGCCTTCCTGGAAGACCTGCGCGACGCCTACACCAAGCGGATCTGGCGTCCGTCGAGCTGGCGGCGCACGGCCTTTCCGGTGGCACTGCTGGACACTGTCAGCGTGGGCAGCAACGGCGCGGAACTGCTGCGCCGCATCAACGACATCCGCAACGAGACCGGGATCTTCGATCCGCTGGTGGTGGTCGCGGTGCTCGATTACGACCCCCGCGATCTGACGCCGGCGCTGCCGGTTCACCCGCTGAGCGGCGTCGGCGAACCGCGCAGGGGTGACGATCTGGAAAGCCTCGCACTGAGCACGGCTTCTGGTTCGGAGACCGATCCGCTGCGGCAGTGGGTACGGGGTATCGACAACAACCGGACCAACCGTTCCGCCGATGCCTGGTTCCTGCTGCTGGAACTGCCGGATCCGGTGGAAGGCCGGATCGGTGATGCGCACCGGACGCATCTCGCGGTGCCGCCCGCACCGCCCTTGGCGGCCCGCAAATGGTTCGTCGCCAGTTGTGTACTGGTGCCGGTGGCGGTGCTGGTGGCGGCCGCGCTGGTCTATGTGCCCCCGCTGCGGGGCGCGCCGTGTTCGCATTGGCCGTGGACCTCCGGCATCGCGGTGGCCGAGCGCGACGATGAGTGCGTCGGTTACAGCGACAACGACCGGCAGCTCTTCGCCGACGACAAGGAACTGGCGGCGATGCAGCACGAGGTGTTCCGGCAGAACAAGGTCGCGGCCGACGTCCGCCGCGACAACCCGCGCAGGCCGTTGGTCTCGCTCGTCTACTTCGCCGGAATCAGCTACGCGGACAGCAATATCCGGTATCCGCATGCCCAGATGCAGGAGCTGGCGGGCTTGGCGGTGCGGCAGCGGCGCGCGATCCTCGCACCCGATGAGTCGGAGCCGTTGCTGCGCATCATCATCGCCAACGGCGGGTCGGAGATGCGCCATGCGTCCTGGGTGGTCGACACCATGCTGGCCGACCTGGTCGGCAAGGATTCCAGCATCCTGGGTGTGGTCGGCATGGACCGCAGCACGGCCGAAACCGCCAAGGCGATCGGCAAACTCGGTGATCTGGGCGTGCCCGTCGTCGCCACCACCCTGTCGGCGGACGGCCTCGAGGCCACCTCGCCGATGTACTTCCAGGTGGTGCCGAGCAACCGCACCCAGGCCCGGCTGGTCGCGGACTATGTCGAGGGCACCCGCTATCCGGACGGCACCCCGAAAGCCGGTCAGCGGCGGTACAACCGAGTGCTGATCTACTACCCGAAGGCCACCGACGACGTCTACGTCACCACGCTGGTGGACGATCTGAACCAGGAGCTCGACCGGCGGGGCGTGCCCAAGGACAGCCGGAGCTGGGCAGCGCAGCGTGAGCTGTACGGTTTCCCCGCGCCGTGCGAGACGCCGGGATTCGACCCCGAGACCCTGCTGTTCTTCGCCGGGCGCAACGACGATTTCGCCACCTTCGGCAACGCCGTCACCCGGGGCTGCACGGAGGCGCCCGCCATCCTCGGCGCCGACACCGTCACCCGGCTCATCGCCGACCCGAAGGCGATGGCGGCGCTACCGGCCAGCCTCACCGTGCGCTATGTCGCCAAGGCCGTCCCGGTGATCCTCGGCGGCGCGGAATGCGTGCGCGGCAACGGCAACTACGGCGAAGAATCCGGCAGCCTGGACTTTCAGGAGCTCTGCGGCGAATTGGCAAGGCTCATCGAGGATCTCGCCGGGTACCCGGACTTGGCGGCCTACCAGCCGGCCTGGCCCGGCGACCGGACCGGACTGGCCTACGACGTCGCCGGGGTGCTGTTGCAGGCGGTCCGGACCAATCGCGCCCGGCCGGAGCGCACCGGGGACGGCCTCAATCGCGCCGCGATCGCGCTGCAACTGCGCGGCGCGGACTACAACGGTGTCACCGGCGTACTGCACTTCTCCACCAGCCGGGTCGCCGACGGGTCCACCATCGGTGTCCTGGTCGCCACCGGCGTCCGGAAGGCCGGTCAGCAGCAACAATGCCTGTTGATGTACCCGCACGTGGCGGGCCGTGGACCGGACGGCTGCCCGAAGGGCACCAAGAGCCCGCTCGAGACCTGGACGCCGCCGGGGCGGTGA
- the ybeY gene encoding rRNA maturation RNase YbeY: protein MSIEIANESGVDVPEEELVSVARFVIGRMDVHPAAELSMVLVDLDTMADLHMRWMDLPGPTDVMSFPMDELEPGGRPDSPEPGPSMLGDIVLCPEFAAAQARKAGHSLDHELALLTVHGVLHLLGYDHAEPEEEKEMFALQARLLEEWYESLREARVRAELAERDAQLLGKAGFTAPGDDLGAP from the coding sequence GTGAGCATTGAGATCGCCAACGAGTCGGGTGTCGACGTTCCCGAAGAAGAGCTGGTCAGTGTCGCGCGGTTTGTGATCGGGCGGATGGATGTGCATCCTGCGGCGGAGCTGTCGATGGTGCTGGTCGATCTCGACACCATGGCGGATCTGCATATGCGGTGGATGGATCTGCCGGGACCGACCGATGTGATGTCGTTCCCGATGGACGAGCTGGAGCCGGGCGGGCGCCCGGACAGTCCGGAGCCGGGGCCGTCGATGCTCGGCGACATCGTGTTGTGCCCGGAGTTCGCGGCCGCGCAGGCGCGCAAGGCGGGGCATTCGCTCGATCACGAGCTGGCGCTGCTGACCGTGCACGGTGTGCTGCATCTGCTCGGGTACGACCATGCCGAACCTGAGGAGGAGAAGGAGATGTTCGCGCTGCAGGCGCGACTGCTCGAAGAGTGGTACGAGAGTCTGCGGGAGGCGCGGGTGCGGGCCGAACTCGCCGAACGGGACGCGCAGTTGCTCGGCAAGGCCGGCTTCACCGCACCGGGTGACGATCTAGGCGCTCCGTGA
- a CDS encoding alpha/beta fold hydrolase — MGISAELGPVKEVALSGGRVRYHETGAGPTVVFVHGALVNADLWRKVVPGIAAAGYRCLTPDWPLGAHSIPMPEADLTPDGIAGLIADFLVRLDLTDVTLVANDTGGGITQIVLTRHPERVGRVVLTSCDAYENLPPWPFSLLPPLARIPGSMRPVTELIRIRALHRLPIVFGWVTKRPVPPEIADSYLLPSRNSAAIRKDLRRLLKDMRPRYTLAAAAHFAEVRQPVLLAWAREDKLFPTSHAERLARELPNATLKYIDDSYAFLAEDQPELLTALILEFTRLHATP; from the coding sequence ATGGGAATCAGCGCCGAACTCGGCCCGGTCAAGGAAGTCGCGCTGTCCGGAGGACGCGTTCGATACCACGAGACGGGCGCGGGACCCACAGTCGTGTTCGTGCACGGCGCGCTGGTCAACGCGGACCTGTGGCGCAAGGTGGTGCCCGGGATCGCCGCGGCGGGCTACCGCTGCTTGACGCCGGACTGGCCGCTCGGCGCGCACTCCATCCCCATGCCCGAGGCTGATCTCACGCCCGACGGGATCGCCGGACTGATCGCCGACTTCCTGGTGCGCTTGGACCTCACGGATGTCACCCTCGTCGCCAACGACACCGGCGGCGGCATCACCCAGATCGTGCTGACGCGGCACCCGGAGCGCGTCGGGCGGGTCGTGCTCACCTCGTGCGACGCCTACGAGAACCTGCCACCGTGGCCGTTCAGCCTGTTGCCGCCGCTGGCCCGGATCCCCGGTTCGATGCGGCCGGTGACCGAGTTGATCCGCATCCGGGCGTTGCACCGGCTGCCGATCGTCTTCGGCTGGGTCACCAAACGTCCGGTCCCGCCCGAGATCGCCGATTCGTATCTACTGCCCAGCCGGAACTCGGCCGCCATCCGGAAAGACCTGCGGCGGTTGCTGAAAGATATGCGTCCCCGCTACACCCTGGCGGCCGCCGCCCATTTCGCCGAGGTGCGGCAGCCGGTTTTGCTGGCCTGGGCGCGCGAGGACAAACTGTTCCCGACGTCGCACGCCGAGCGTCTGGCCCGCGAGTTGCCGAACGCCACCTTGAAGTACATCGACGACTCCTATGCCTTCCTTGCCGAAGACCAGCCCGAGTTGCTCACGGCACTGATCCTGGAGTTCACTCGGCTGCATGCCACGCCGTAG
- a CDS encoding cytidine deaminase → MTELDDEDSKLLVLARGALARTGGASGAAVRDTDGRTYAAGEVGLRALRLTALQAAVAAAISSGAEGFEAAVVVGGRLSDSGVTAVREVSAEARIVFTDKDGAVFEIVDDGAEVSHG, encoded by the coding sequence ATGACTGAATTGGACGACGAGGACAGCAAACTGCTGGTGCTGGCCCGTGGTGCGCTCGCCCGTACCGGCGGTGCGAGCGGTGCCGCGGTCCGCGACACCGACGGCCGCACCTACGCCGCCGGTGAGGTCGGGCTGCGGGCGCTGCGGCTGACCGCTCTGCAGGCCGCGGTCGCGGCCGCGATCTCCAGTGGCGCGGAGGGTTTCGAGGCCGCCGTGGTGGTCGGCGGACGGTTGTCCGACAGCGGCGTCACCGCGGTGCGTGAGGTTTCCGCGGAGGCCAGGATCGTGTTCACCGACAAGGACGGCGCCGTCTTCGAGATCGTCGACGACGGTGCCGAGGTGTCCCATGGCTGA